From the genome of Paludisphaera rhizosphaerae, one region includes:
- a CDS encoding glycosyltransferase family 4 protein codes for MTQEKAVDVVSTDVAVEDPRILVVAEHASARFGGEAILPLHIFQRLRQRGIDAQLVVHARTRGELEALLPDDRDRMHFIPDTRAHKLLNSMGKRLPARVGYFSTGLISRIITGVYARRIVKRLVAERGIDVVHQPIPVSPREPSMIYGVGAPVVIGPMNGGMSYPPGFRGRESALVSAYLGVGRVAAGLMHRLMPGKLRADILLVANERSGKALPAGIRGEVQTIIENGVDLKLWPPTEPTSTPGEPLRVVFMGRLVDWKAVDLLLEAMRDLVARTPARLTIVGDGPMRPQLEAQAAELGIADKIDFIGWLSQPDCAELLKKSDVLVLPSLLECGGAVVLEAMSMSLPVVVTNWGGPADYVDETCGILVEPTSRPEFITGLTEALARLAAAPELRRSLGRAGRERIVREFDWDKKIERMLEVYEPLIRARRASKRGAGVSST; via the coding sequence ATGACACAAGAGAAGGCCGTCGACGTCGTCAGCACAGACGTCGCGGTCGAGGATCCGCGCATCCTCGTCGTGGCCGAGCACGCCTCGGCTCGATTCGGTGGCGAGGCCATTCTGCCGCTGCACATCTTCCAGCGGCTGAGGCAGCGTGGGATCGACGCTCAGCTCGTGGTTCACGCACGGACGCGCGGCGAGTTGGAGGCCCTGTTGCCCGACGACCGCGACCGCATGCATTTCATCCCCGACACCCGCGCCCACAAACTGCTCAACAGCATGGGGAAGCGACTCCCCGCGCGAGTCGGCTACTTCAGCACAGGTCTGATCAGTCGCATCATCACCGGCGTCTACGCTCGGCGAATCGTAAAGCGGCTGGTGGCGGAGCGCGGCATCGACGTGGTCCACCAGCCCATCCCGGTCTCTCCCCGAGAGCCGTCGATGATCTACGGCGTCGGCGCGCCGGTGGTGATCGGACCGATGAACGGCGGGATGTCGTATCCTCCGGGCTTTCGAGGCCGCGAGTCGGCCTTGGTCTCGGCCTACCTCGGGGTGGGTCGCGTCGCCGCTGGATTAATGCACCGGCTCATGCCCGGGAAGCTCCGGGCTGACATCCTGCTCGTGGCCAATGAACGGAGCGGAAAAGCCCTGCCGGCGGGAATCCGCGGGGAAGTTCAAACGATCATCGAAAACGGCGTCGACCTGAAACTCTGGCCGCCCACCGAGCCCACGTCCACGCCCGGCGAACCGCTCCGCGTCGTGTTCATGGGACGCCTTGTCGACTGGAAGGCGGTCGACCTGCTGCTGGAGGCGATGCGGGATCTCGTCGCCCGCACCCCCGCGCGGTTGACGATCGTCGGCGACGGTCCCATGCGGCCGCAACTGGAAGCCCAGGCGGCTGAACTCGGCATCGCGGATAAGATCGACTTCATCGGCTGGCTGTCTCAGCCGGACTGCGCCGAACTCCTGAAGAAATCAGACGTTCTGGTTTTGCCGAGCCTCCTCGAATGCGGCGGCGCCGTGGTTCTGGAGGCGATGTCGATGTCCTTGCCGGTCGTCGTCACGAACTGGGGAGGGCCGGCGGACTACGTCGACGAGACGTGCGGGATTCTGGTTGAGCCCACCTCGCGCCCGGAATTCATTACGGGTCTCACCGAGGCCCTGGCACGTCTCGCCGCCGCACCGGAACTGCGCCGAAGCCTGGGCCGCGCCGGTCGTGAGCGGATCGTCCGTGAATTCGACTGGGACAAGAAGATCGAGCGGATGCTGGAGGTTTACGAGCCGCTGATCCGGGCGCGGCGGGCGTCGAAGCGGGGCGCGGGCGTCAGCTCGACGTGA